GCGGCCTACGCCGGGAAAGACATCCAGGACTATATCGCCATGGCGCTCATTATGTATGCCACCCATCCGGCCACTACCGGCGGGAAAGCCCAGGCCAATATCACTCCCTTTTTACGAGAGAAACTGCAACATCTTGACAATCTGCTGGATGAACAGCTGAAATAAGAACCGCCACCACGGCGCAGGCGCAAATTATTCATTATCACGCCCGATGATGCTTTCCTGACAATTTTTACTTATTTTCGCGGGTCGGGTGGGGCCGTTTGGAAATAACGGGCCTTAACCGTATTTTAATATGCCTAAACAATACTTTTATTAAACAAAACAGAATATGGAATCCATAATGGTGATAGTAGTCGGCGTTGTCGCTCTGGCTATTGGAATAATACTAGGAAAACTGATTTTCGCAAAAAACACCCACATAAAGATCCAGGAAGCAGAAGAGAAAGCCAACCGAATCGTAGAAGAAGGAAAACTGACTGCCGAGAACATCAAGAAAGACAAATTACTCGAAGCCAAGGAAAAATACCTGCAAATGAAGTCGGAGCATGAGAAAGAAGTCATGCAACGCAACCAGAAAATCTCCGAATCCGAAAACCGCATCAAACAGAAAGAGCAGAGCCTGAACCAGAAGAATGAGCAGATGCAGAAGCAGGTGACCGAAAACGAAGCTATCAAGGAAAATCTCGCCCGCCAGATCGAATTGGTTAACATTAAACGCTCAGAGCTGGAGAAACACCAGGAAGAACATATCCGCCGTCTCGAGAAAGTAGCCGGCCTCACCGCGGAAGAAGCCCGCAACCAGCTGGTGGAATCTCTGAAAGAAGAAGCCCGCACACAAGCCCTGAGCCACATCCAGGAAATCATCGAAGACGCGAAGACGAAAGCCAATAAAGAAGCCAAGAAAATCATTATCCAGTCGATCCAGCGTACCGCCGCCGAGCAAACCATCGAGAACGCCATTACCGTGTTCAACCTGGAAAGCGACGAAATCAAAGGGCAGATCATCGGTCGTGAAGGCCGTAACATCCGCGCCATTGAAGCAGCTACCGGTGTAGACCTGATTGTGGACGATACCCCCGAGGCCATCGTACTCTCCTCCTTCGACCCGCTCCGCCGCGAAATCGCCCGCCTCAGCCTCCAGCGCCTCGTGCAGGATGGCCGTATCCACCCCGCCCGCATCGAGGAAGTGGTGGAAAAAACCAAGCGCCAGCTGGAAGAACAGGTAATGGAAATCGGCGAGCGCACCGTGATCGAACTGGGTGTCCACGGCCTTCACAAAGAACTCGTTCGCATGGTAGGTAAAATGCGTTTCCGCTCTTCCTACGGCCAGAACCTCCTCATGCACTCCAAGGAAACCGCTAACCTCTGCGCCGTGATGGCAGCCGAACTGGGCCTCAACCCCAAACTCGCCAAACGCGCCGGTCTCCTCCATGATATCGGTAAAGTTCCCGATGAAGAATCCGAACTGAGCCACGCCCTCCTCGGCGCCAAACTCGCTGAGAAATACGGCGAACACCCCGCCATCGTGAACGCTATCGGCGCCCACCACGACGAAATGGAAATGTCTTACGTGATCTCCCCCATCGTGCAGGCCTGCGACGCCATCTCCGGCGCCCGCCCCGGTGCCCGCCGCGAGATCATGCAGAGCTACCTTCAACGTATCAAAGACCTCGAAAACCTTGCTATGGGTTACGACGGTGTGGAGAAAGCCTACGCCATCCAGGCAGGTCGCGAACTGCGCGTGATTGTTGAAAGCGAAAAAGTAACCGACAACGATGCAGACCGCCTCAGCTTCGAGATCGCCAACAAGATCCAGAACGATATGCAATATCCCGGTCAGATCAAAGTAACCGTGATCCGCGAACGCCGCGCCGTAAACGTCGCCCGCTAATCCGGATATGACAGATACTCAAAAAGCCGCCTGTACGGGCGGCTTTTTTCATTTGCAAGAAATACATATTTATGTGATAGTCTCGCAATACCAATAATCCGATATTGCGATAGCATTCATGGAAACCACTCGTGCAACCAGTTCCATAAATCCAGAACGAAATAACCAAATCCACTGACAAATGAGATACCCCGCAGTGTTGCAATAATTGTTAACTGATCTTATCTCCCAATGCATGCCCAGAAACCGGTATGCCGTAGTGTAACGCTTCCGTTACAACACTATCATCATCAAAATTAGACCTGCGCCGTTACAGGACGGCAGGAATTTTCCCTGCATTCGCGTCGGGAACTCCCGTTTTTTACGGGCCTCAGCATCCATGTATCCGGGAAGCTGGCGCTACGCTGGCAACGCTTTTACTCATCAATACATATAACATGAAAAGAAGTATCCTTTTCCTGGGGGCCTGCATGCTCCTCGGGCTCGGCATTACTACCGCCATCCAGGCCAGCAGCCAGCGGTTTATCAAAGTGTGCTGCGACCAGAACCGCGGCATCTGCCAGCGTATCAACCATGAAATCGTACTGTACGGACCCTCCGCGTATCAGTTCGATCAATGTCCCTGATCCAAAGATTTTTTTCACCCAAAAACCCAAATCCATGAAACGTTCCATCGTTTTCCTCGGGCTCAGCCTGATGGTGGCCGCCGGTATTTCGGTTGCCCCGAAAGCCCAAAGCGCGACCAAAGCAGCCAGAACCATCTGCTGCGACTATTCCACTACCCGCTGCGCCATCGGCCCCGGCGGCTCCTGGGTCTACGGCCCCCGCGTATCCGATATCAGCGATTGCTGGTGATCGGGTAACAGTAACGGCGCTTTGCACGGGCGCCGCCTGAATGCTCCGGCGAAAGCCGGTTTTCCATCACTGGGCCGGTGCGATTGCATCGGCCCATTCATTCCTCCCCCACAATGAAAAAATTGCTTTCAGGATTCATCTTCCTCATCCTGGCCGCTACAGGCCTGTTCTTTGCACTCATCTCCCGGTCCGACAAACCGGGCAGTACCCGTACTGCCGTCCCGCGGATATACGAAGGGCTTTCGGCAACGCCTGCCTGTACCCTGCACACCGCTGGCGGCATCCATGTTTTAGCTGCTTACGATGGCAAAGTGTATCATCTCGACCAGAAGGCCGGCGTGTTGCACAGGACCGATATGCCGTCCGGCCGGACCGACACCGCCTGCATTCCCGGAAAATATTTCGCTGAAATCCCCGCGTCGCTGCAGGTCGATTCCACTGGCATCTACGTATATCCGGCCAACCAGCAAAAGATCTACATCTTCCCGCATAACGGCGGCGCCCCCGATTCCGTGTCGGCCCGTTCGTTGAATTACTCGCGCGGCGCCCGCCTGCCAGACGGCAGTTATTACATCCACCGGTACGACGCTTCCAGCAAAAAATCCTCCCTCCGGCAGGTGGATTACCAGCATACCGGGGCTGACACTAAACTGCTGTACGAATTCCCACATACAGATGACGGCGGCCTCGCGTCCGACGGACAATTGATTTTAGCCGCCGGTGAATGGCCGGTTATCTACCTCCAGAACCATAACGCGGATGTAGTGGTTTGCGGGCAGGATGGCGGATACCAGATCTTCCAGACGATCGACCGGACGCCGGCGGAGAACTCGGTCGTGAAGGCCCCTGATGGTTCCTGGAGCATTTCCAGCAAGATGCTTTTTGTGAATATGGATGCGGCTTCCGACGGGAAGTTCCTGTATGTGCTGTCCCGCGCGGTATCCCATCACCAGCCCACTACGGCGCCGGAAGTGGACCTGTACCGGTTGCCCGGGGGCGAATATGCCGGCAGTTTCCGCCTTCCCGCCATGGAAAAATCCGGCGTGCGGCATATTGCAGTCGGTGACGGCTTACTGTATGCTTCCTATCAACATCATATCGTCGCTTATCAACTACAATTCCCATGAGAAATACCATCCTGCAGATCATCTGCTTCCTGTTATGCACGCTGTTCTTTTACGCGGCCGCCGCCAAGGCGCTGGACTTCGGGCAGTTTGTGGCCGACATCGCCAAATCGCCGCTCCTGGCCAACATTCCTCCGGCTGTAACCGGCGGGCTGACCATCGGCACGGAAGTAGCAGCGGCGCTCCTGGTGGCGCTGCCGCGGACCCGCAAGGCGGGTTTGTTCCTGTCCACGTTTCTTATGCTTTGTTTTTCCCTTTACATGGGCATTTTATATTTCTTTTATACGAACATCCCCTGTTCCTGCGGGGGCATCCTCGGCCAGATGG
Above is a genomic segment from Chitinophaga pollutisoli containing:
- a CDS encoding cell division protein ZapA → MEPQLIPVNIVVADRTYRIKIRKDEEEDVRRVMKEVNEKIVEFKAAYAGKDIQDYIAMALIMYATHPATTGGKAQANITPFLREKLQHLDNLLDEQLK
- the rny gene encoding ribonuclease Y, giving the protein MESIMVIVVGVVALAIGIILGKLIFAKNTHIKIQEAEEKANRIVEEGKLTAENIKKDKLLEAKEKYLQMKSEHEKEVMQRNQKISESENRIKQKEQSLNQKNEQMQKQVTENEAIKENLARQIELVNIKRSELEKHQEEHIRRLEKVAGLTAEEARNQLVESLKEEARTQALSHIQEIIEDAKTKANKEAKKIIIQSIQRTAAEQTIENAITVFNLESDEIKGQIIGREGRNIRAIEAATGVDLIVDDTPEAIVLSSFDPLRREIARLSLQRLVQDGRIHPARIEEVVEKTKRQLEEQVMEIGERTVIELGVHGLHKELVRMVGKMRFRSSYGQNLLMHSKETANLCAVMAAELGLNPKLAKRAGLLHDIGKVPDEESELSHALLGAKLAEKYGEHPAIVNAIGAHHDEMEMSYVISPIVQACDAISGARPGARREIMQSYLQRIKDLENLAMGYDGVEKAYAIQAGRELRVIVESEKVTDNDADRLSFEIANKIQNDMQYPGQIKVTVIRERRAVNVAR
- a CDS encoding MauE/DoxX family redox-associated membrane protein, coding for MRNTILQIICFLLCTLFFYAAAAKALDFGQFVADIAKSPLLANIPPAVTGGLTIGTEVAAALLVALPRTRKAGLFLSTFLMLCFSLYMGILYFFYTNIPCSCGGILGQMGYPAHIVFNIAFTLLAFTGILLQHFSLSYPSTKTTGA